The Amycolatopsis coloradensis sequence CAACGTTACGCAAGCGTGCGGTGACATCTGAATACGGGTGCTGCAGGGAACCGCATTCTGACATCTCGATCGCGCCAGGTTCGCCAGCGCACTGCGAGATCGTTCTCGAATAGTCGACTTCAATGCAGATTTCGAAGACAGCCGGTAGTGAAACGATCATTTCGCGTACGTGGCTGGAGTCGGCCGACCACGGTAGCGGCCGTTGTCCGGTCTCCTGCGTGGACACCACAGTGGCGACTTCGAGAGAATCCCTTCGTCCAATGGCAACGAAGGTGTTACGCGCTCTACCTCTGGCACTGGCCGGTCCTGGTCTACTACCTCGTCGCGCGTGACGGGGAAGAGGTCGGGCTGCGCGGTGGCGCGGTGATCATCGCACTGGCGTTCGTCCTCGCCGTGCTGACCCATCACCTGGTCGAGAAGCCGGTTCGGTGTCCTGGCGATGGCCATGGTGCTCGCGGCGTGCGGTGACAATCCCGATCACCCCGGTGCCGTCGCGCGGACGACCGGGTTCACCTACTGGGGCTCGGCGGACGTGAAACCAGTGCCGTCGTTCGTCGCGGTGTCCGAAGACTGGGCGGGGATCGACCCGGCCCGGTGCGGAACCTCGCCGCGCAACGCCGATCTCGAAGTCTGTACGTCGCAGACCACGGGGCATCCCACTCGCCGGATCGTGGTCGCCGGCGACTCGCACGCCGGGCAGTTCCTCGGCGCCCTCCTCCCCATCGCCGAGAAGAAGAACTGGGAGGTCACGTCCATCCTCCGCGGCGGCTGCCCGTTCTCCACCGACTCCGACGCCGTACCGGGCGACCAGTCCTGCATCGACTGGAACACCGCCGTGGTGGACGAAATCGTCACCACCCGTCCCGACACGGTGATGAAGATCGGCACCGGGAACTAAAACCTGGCGTCGAGGAACGGGCCCGCCCGGGTACATCGCCCAATGG is a genomic window containing:
- a CDS encoding SGNH hydrolase domain-containing protein; translated protein: MAMVLAACGDNPDHPGAVARTTGFTYWGSADVKPVPSFVAVSEDWAGIDPARCGTSPRNADLEVCTSQTTGHPTRRIVVAGDSHAGQFLGALLPIAEKKNWEVTSILRGGCPFSTDSDAVPGDQSCIDWNTAVVDEIVTTRPDTVMKIGTGN